From Rudanella lutea DSM 19387, a single genomic window includes:
- a CDS encoding MATE family efflux transporter: protein MTKFFELFLAALRGTETNFTSGSINRAIFLLSVPMILEMVMESLFAVVDVFFVARIGTEAVATVGLTESVLTIVYALAIGMSTAATALVARRIGENNPRGAEQAIGQVILISLTAAIALGLPGFLWAETILRLMGGSERLIANGVGFTRMIFASAPAIMLLHTLSGCLRGEGMASVAMQSLWLANGINILLCPVLIFGWGPFPEMGVMGSAVATTIGRASGALYQLAALTRRSGIVQVRRADLTPNTDLIRSLLSLSAGGTAQFLIGSASWVFLTRLVSSFGSDAVAGYTIAIRILIFTILPSWGLANAAATLVGQNLGAGQPERAETSAWRAAIGNMVFLVLVGIGFYTFAAEVVGIFNRDPAVVAVAVQCLRIFCLGYVAYAYGMVLTQALNGAGDTRTPTLINIVCFWLIEIPLAYALAEWLHWGPEGVFWSVAFSESLLAVCAIAVFRRGRWKAVTV from the coding sequence ATGACTAAGTTTTTCGAGTTATTTCTGGCCGCATTGCGCGGTACAGAAACCAATTTTACATCAGGCAGTATCAACCGGGCTATATTTCTGTTATCGGTGCCGATGATTCTGGAGATGGTGATGGAATCACTATTTGCCGTAGTCGACGTGTTTTTTGTAGCTCGCATTGGCACCGAAGCCGTTGCCACCGTCGGCCTAACGGAGTCGGTACTGACCATTGTGTATGCCCTTGCCATTGGCATGAGTACGGCCGCAACGGCACTTGTGGCCCGGCGTATCGGTGAAAATAACCCACGCGGAGCCGAGCAGGCCATTGGTCAGGTTATTCTGATTTCGCTGACGGCCGCCATAGCCCTTGGGCTCCCCGGCTTTTTGTGGGCCGAAACCATTCTGCGGCTCATGGGGGGTAGCGAGCGGCTCATTGCCAACGGAGTCGGCTTCACCCGGATGATTTTTGCCAGCGCACCGGCCATTATGCTCCTGCACACCCTTAGCGGTTGCCTGCGCGGGGAGGGTATGGCCTCAGTAGCCATGCAATCGCTCTGGCTGGCCAACGGCATCAATATTCTGCTGTGTCCGGTGCTCATTTTCGGCTGGGGACCATTTCCTGAAATGGGCGTGATGGGGTCGGCTGTGGCAACCACCATCGGGCGGGCATCGGGTGCGCTGTATCAACTGGCCGCCCTGACGCGCCGGAGCGGTATTGTGCAGGTGCGCCGGGCCGACCTCACCCCAAACACCGACCTCATCCGGAGCCTGCTGAGTCTTTCGGCGGGAGGTACAGCTCAGTTCCTGATCGGGTCGGCAAGCTGGGTGTTTCTGACGCGGCTCGTGTCGAGCTTCGGTAGCGATGCCGTGGCGGGTTACACCATTGCCATCCGGATTCTGATTTTCACTATTCTGCCCTCGTGGGGGTTAGCTAATGCAGCGGCTACGCTGGTTGGGCAAAATCTGGGGGCGGGGCAACCCGAGCGGGCCGAAACCTCAGCCTGGCGGGCAGCCATTGGCAATATGGTGTTTCTGGTTTTGGTGGGCATTGGCTTTTACACTTTTGCGGCCGAAGTGGTGGGCATTTTCAACCGCGACCCCGCCGTGGTGGCTGTAGCGGTACAGTGTCTGCGGATTTTCTGCCTCGGGTACGTGGCTTATGCGTACGGAATGGTACTCACGCAGGCCCTCAACGGGGCAGGCGACACCCGCACGCCAACGCTGATTAACATTGTTTGCTTCTGGCTGATTGAGATTCCGCTCGCCTATGCCTTAGCCGAATGGCTGCATTGGGGCCCCGAGGGCGTATTCTGGTCGGTGGCCTTCAGCGAATCGCTGCTGGCGGTGTGTGCGATCGCGGTGTTCCGCCGGGGCCGGTGGAAAGCCGTTACGGTGTGA
- a CDS encoding Nif3-like dinuclear metal center hexameric protein has translation MLSLRELAEWLARLLSTDRYSPDEQGGIFRASERPVGRLGLALEPVADIGEWVRNDELDAVWLHRPWQLPADALPPDVGILAHHLPFDETFTMGYNVALAEALALGPLEEIGYKQAAHPDGPELPRRAIGMIADCRVPRLLGDVAGQIRSGFGGLDELVADPEKRINRVAVVGAMTPALVQEAGDRGAHLYLTGQYRKAAEAAVRSSGMSVLAVGHHRSEQWGLRAMADVLANQLTVKVKLA, from the coding sequence ATGCTGTCTCTTCGGGAATTAGCCGAGTGGCTGGCCCGGCTATTGAGTACCGACCGGTATTCTCCCGACGAACAGGGAGGAATTTTTCGGGCGTCGGAGCGGCCGGTGGGGCGTTTGGGTCTGGCGCTCGAACCCGTTGCCGACATAGGCGAGTGGGTAAGAAACGATGAGCTCGATGCCGTTTGGCTGCACCGGCCGTGGCAACTTCCGGCCGATGCCCTCCCGCCCGACGTGGGTATTTTGGCGCATCATCTGCCGTTCGATGAAACGTTTACCATGGGCTACAACGTAGCGTTGGCCGAAGCGTTGGCGTTGGGGCCACTCGAAGAAATTGGCTATAAACAGGCCGCACACCCCGACGGCCCGGAGCTACCCCGGCGGGCCATCGGCATGATAGCCGACTGCCGGGTACCTCGTCTATTGGGCGATGTGGCCGGGCAGATTCGGAGCGGTTTCGGTGGGTTGGATGAGCTGGTTGCTGATCCCGAAAAGCGGATAAATCGGGTGGCGGTGGTGGGTGCCATGACGCCAGCCCTGGTGCAGGAGGCTGGCGACCGGGGCGCCCATCTGTACCTGACCGGGCAGTACCGAAAAGCGGCCGAAGCTGCCGTTCGGTCGAGCGGGATGAGTGTACTGGCCGTCGGGCATCACCGTAGCGAGCAATGGGGCCTGCGGGCTATGGCCGACGTACTCGCAAACCAACTGACGGTGAAAGTCAAACTCGCGTGA
- a CDS encoding thioredoxin family protein, with amino-acid sequence MRRFLLLSVFVLSTGLTAMADGVRFFQGSWGQLLSEAKRQNKPIFVDVYTTWCGPCKLMTSQAFPNPRVAARMNEHFVNYKLDAEKGDGQSIAKRYGVQGYPTSLFLTPDGKLLHRAIGYNGIDKFLAEAQKAISDAKEARTMAIWNAEYDRGERSAKFLRGMLLKQTEYDRATADVLDDYVKVLPKADTLAADEIKFLSDVLSTTYTKAYLLLAKQTASVAGQTAKQPLLPGLTKALSRAEQFDFQDAVASQDEVQLEQLIKHINARQQAQNPALAKTPVEQKAILEREADAVRLRFYRASRLPAHYIALAKKIAETRLMTRTAAELARADSLAYLQSTPTDLGLTDSTAKTPPQADRSTVSRLTALQLSDLARNLTEQSADKKDLAQALRWSERAVQLHNHPSTVLVHARLLIRAGRRAEAQRQLRDAISRQQPDHDSVPMLQTELNKLKP; translated from the coding sequence ATGCGTCGATTTTTACTTCTGAGTGTTTTTGTTCTGAGCACCGGTTTAACCGCGATGGCCGACGGTGTTCGGTTTTTTCAGGGTTCCTGGGGGCAACTTTTAAGTGAAGCCAAACGCCAGAACAAGCCCATTTTTGTGGATGTGTACACTACCTGGTGCGGGCCCTGCAAACTGATGACGTCGCAGGCATTTCCCAACCCACGGGTGGCTGCCCGCATGAACGAACACTTTGTTAACTACAAACTCGACGCCGAAAAAGGCGACGGGCAGAGCATTGCCAAACGGTACGGTGTGCAGGGATACCCAACGTCGCTGTTTCTGACGCCCGACGGCAAACTGCTGCACCGGGCGATTGGCTACAATGGGATCGACAAGTTTCTAGCCGAAGCCCAAAAAGCGATTTCCGACGCCAAAGAGGCCCGTACAATGGCCATCTGGAATGCCGAATACGACCGGGGCGAACGCTCGGCCAAATTCCTGCGGGGGATGTTGCTCAAACAAACCGAATACGACCGCGCTACGGCCGACGTACTCGACGATTATGTGAAGGTGCTGCCCAAAGCCGATACCCTCGCGGCCGACGAGATCAAGTTTCTGAGCGATGTGCTGTCGACCACATACACTAAGGCTTATTTGCTACTCGCCAAACAAACGGCTTCGGTAGCGGGGCAAACGGCCAAGCAGCCCCTTCTGCCCGGTCTTACCAAAGCCCTGAGCCGGGCCGAACAGTTTGATTTTCAGGATGCCGTAGCGAGTCAGGACGAGGTACAGCTCGAACAGCTCATCAAGCATATCAACGCCCGTCAACAAGCACAAAACCCGGCTTTGGCCAAAACGCCGGTTGAGCAGAAGGCAATTCTGGAGCGCGAAGCCGACGCGGTTCGGTTGCGGTTTTACAGGGCGTCGCGGCTACCGGCTCACTACATTGCTCTCGCCAAAAAGATTGCCGAAACCCGGCTCATGACCCGTACAGCAGCCGAGTTGGCCCGGGCCGATTCGCTCGCTTACCTCCAGTCAACACCTACGGATCTGGGACTAACCGATTCAACGGCAAAAACGCCCCCGCAAGCCGACCGGTCGACGGTGTCCCGGTTGACGGCGCTGCAACTAAGCGACCTCGCCCGTAATCTGACCGAACAATCCGCCGACAAAAAAGACCTGGCGCAGGCTTTACGCTGGTCTGAGCGGGCAGTGCAGCTGCACAACCACCCCAGTACGGTGCTCGTACATGCCCGGCTGCTCATCCGGGCCGGTCGTCGCGCTGAAGCACAACGGCAACTCCGCGACGCTATTTCGCGCCAGCAACCCGACCATGATTCGGTGCCGATGCTACAAACCGAACTGAACAAGCTTAAACCCTGA